One genomic segment of Lytechinus pictus isolate F3 Inbred chromosome 18, Lp3.0, whole genome shotgun sequence includes these proteins:
- the LOC129282048 gene encoding methylthioribose kinase-like, with translation MYDYYPLPHPKTMEDDIFNDWLDKVKANSESTEKLQAAGFVVEVIGDGNLNDVHRVIEHDVEGKSVILKHAPPYIKCLGPEYPLSVTRCEIEYEALCWFNRIAPGSVPIPYHETSHDSFLMEDLRGYDVMKKQLVRGHLNLDAGKEVIRNIIRIHRKTNEGELGREKFDQLKRTFENTEMVSLTRDFIFTNPFLRDHPTNRCSPEVAVHLHLIYDNHELLQNASELRSIFLNKKDCLLHGDLHTGSVMTKDADAKMIDLEFAFVGPMGFDLGVLLANYLFSYHAHRIMPNNSPNCTKFYEKVRQAISDAISNYFGDAESRLSSNDLQSLVREVVGFTGCELIRRIVGAAHVEDLEGNPSAELECLKLGVNLLLKYKDIDCISASGLMADIGL, from the exons ATGTACGACTATTACCCATTACCTCACCCGAAAACAATGGAGGACGATATATTTAATGACTGGCTTGATAAGGTGAAGGCGAACTCGGAATCAACTGAAAAG TTACAAGCTGCAGGGTTTGTCGTCGAGGTCATCGGTGACGGCAACCTGAACGACGTCCATCGCGTCATCGAACACGACGTCGAGGGCAAGTCCGTCATCCTCAAACACGCACCACCGTATATCAAA TGTTTAGGCCCAGAATATCCCCTTTCTGTGACGAGATGTGAAATCGAATATGAAGCTTTATGTTGGTTCAATCGCATCGCACCGGGAAGTGTACCTATACCCTACCACGAAACCAGTCATGATTCTT TTTTAATGGAAGATCTCCGAGGCTATGACGTCATGAAGAAACAGCTTGTTCGAGGCCACCTGAATCTTGATGCAGGGAAGGAAGTCATCAGAAACATCATCAGGATACATAGAAAGACAAACGAAGGCGAACTTGGTCGAGAAAAGTTTGATCAACTTAAACGAACATTCGA AAATACTGAAATGGTTTCATTGACGCGTGATTTCATCTTTACAAATCCCTTCCTCCGTGATCACCCAACAAATCGATGTTCGCCCGAGGTCGCTGTTCACCTTCACCTCATATACGACAACCACGAACTTCTACAAAACGCATCAGAGCTGCGATCAATATTTTTGAACAAAAAGGATTGCCTCTTACACGGTGATCTACACACGGGTTCTGTAATGACAAAAGATGCCGATGCAAAG ATGATTGACTTGGAGTTTGCCTTCGTTGGACCGATGGGTTTTGATCTCGGCGTTCTCCTCGCCAACTACCTCTTCTCCTACCACGCCCACCGAATAATGCCGAATAACAGCCCCAATTGCACGAAATTTTACGAGAAGGTTCGTCAAGCAATATCGGACGCGATCTCGAACTATTTCGGAGATGCCGAGTCGAGGTTGTCAAGCAACGATCTACAATCGCTTGTTCGGGAAGTTGTTGGGTTTACTGGTTGTGAATTAATAAGGAG AATAGTCGGTGCCGCCCATGTAGAAGATTTGGAAGGAAATCCATCAGCTGAATTAGAATGTCTTAAACTTGGAGTGAaccttttattgaaatacaaagaCATTGATTGCATCTCAGCCTCCGGGTTAATGGCAGACATTGgattatga
- the LOC129282186 gene encoding uncharacterized protein LOC129282186 produces MDLLLRYFPRKHCSRATLITLVGASSGMLALGPLTYTLIENWGWRNMFRFLGALMLIIALPATMTFSRPKPHQNERIECVSGKRVTVKNIRKISLEIIFGNPEDETQLNEDKVLEQGRSHVCMTAFDNAGFSMEGVNHRRKSSRYIRLSGFQNSMDADTAEVILAEELRNNALTAGNNDGCQVPRSPSKSGPSTDLPGEGNVDLQRLGPSCGVVHDLVLNEENEQLLNQQSKAQTSDLQKTAVVEPEVLSIDMIAEDTVASFKTIDISSSIPRNTITDSDIKHVEDVKEGKEDIFPHVVQPKNLEVEKGRGFFQRYRALFYPDLWLICICITGLPMMNTFFYVNMGDFLISRGFERHVIPWVVTTFGISELVGKILLAVVADRLPFPKIFIYNFACAVGMVVMGCLLVVRSVALLLCIAVAIGMIVMMVANALSYSICNQIFKPEDALQTWTVVMVTQGFGYMLGALFGQSIDRTGSYNSAIYSSIGIYALCALVCTAVPLYQKFFAPERFVMFENQDTCRRKRTMKKRYKPDDLVNIGESGVNKAMGVNKATY; encoded by the exons ATGGACCTCTTGCTTCGGTATTTCCCAAGGAAGCACTGCTCACGAGCTACTCTTATCACGTTGGTTGGGGCAAGTTCAG GTATGCTTGCTCTTGGCCCTCTGACATACACGTTGATCGAGAACTGGGGTTGGCGTAATATGTTCCGTTTCCTTGGAGCTTTGATGTTAATCATTGCACTTCCAGCCACGATGACGTTTTCACGTCCCAAACCACATCAAAATGAACGCATAGAATGCGTATCTGGGAAGAGAGTAACGGTTaagaatatcaggaaaataagtCTTGAAATTATCTTTGGAAATCCGGAAGATGAAACACAGCTGAATGAGGACAAAGTTCTTGAGCAAGGTAGATCTCATGTATGTATGACAGCATTTGACAATGCAGGGTTTTCCATGGAAGGGGTAAACCACCGAAGAAAATCAAGTCGATATATACGTCTGTCAGGATTCCAGAACAGCATGGATGCAGACACAGCTGAAGTGATACTGGCAGAGGAACTGCGGAACAATGCTCTCACAGCAGGAAATAATGATGGGTGTCAAGTGCCAAGAAGTCCCAGTAAGTCAGGACCTTCTACTGACCTTCCGGGAGAAGGGAATGTTGATTTGCAACGACTGGGTCCATCTTGCGGCGTTGTTCATGATTTAGTGCTGAACGAAGAGAATGAGCAATTACTTAACCAGCAATCAAAGGCACAGACAAGTGATCTTCAGAAGACAGCAGTCGTTGAGCCCGAAGTTTTGTCGATTGATATGATTGCTGAAGATACTGTCGCGTCTTTCAAGACCATCGACATTTCATCAAGTATTCCGCGTAATACCATTACTGACTCTGACATCAAACATGTCGAAGACGtcaaagaaggaaaagaagacaTATTTCCGCATGTGGTGCAGCCGAAGAATTTGGAAGTGGAAAAAGGACGAGGGTTTTTCCAAAGATACAGAGCACTATTCTATCCTGATCTTTGGCTCATCTGCATCTGCATCACTGGTCTTCCAATGATGAACACATTCTTTTATGTTAATATG GGAGATTTCCTTATATCGAGAGGTTTCGAACGCCACGTTATCCCGTGGGTGGTCACAACGTTTGGGATCTCCGAATTGGTGGGTAAAATTTTGTTGGCTGTTGTAGCTGATCGTCTGCCCTTCCCCAAGATCTTCATCTATAACTTCGCCTGCGCGGTCGGCATGGTTGTCATGGGCTGCCTGCTAGTAGTCAGATCAGTCGCCCTTCTACTCTGCATCGCAGTTG caataggaatgatagtgatgatggtggccAATGCACTTTCTTACTCAATCTGTAACCAAATTTTCAAACCAGAAGATGCCCTTCAAACATGGACGGTTGTCATGGTTACACAAGGATTTGGATACATGCTGGGTGCCTTGTTTG GTCAGAGCATCGACCGTACTGGTTCATACAACTCTGCCATTTATTCCAGTATTGGGATATACGCGCTCTGCGCTTTGGTTTGTACAGCGGTTCCACTTTATCAGAAGTTCTTCGCGCCGGAGAGATTTGTGATGTTTGAAAACCAAGATACATGTAGAAGAAAACGGACAATGAAGAAACGGTACAAACCAGATGACCTTGTCAATATAGGGGAGAGTGGGGTAAATAAGGCCATGGGGGTGAATAAGGCCACCTATTAG